The nucleotide window TACCTGATCACGACGCTGATCGGGCAGGCCCTGTTTGACCCCACGCGCGAGCGCCTGTATCGCTGGGCCGCCTACGGGGTGATCGCGCTGGCGGTCATCTCGGGCTTGCCGCTGTGGGACTGAGGAGGACGCGATGCGCCTGAACGAGGTAACATTTTCCGGCGTGAAACCGATCGACGGCTACGGGCCGGGTTTTTTCCGCGTGGGCGGAGAGGCGATCGAGGGCGCGATCTGCGCCGGCCCCGACGGCGTGCGTGCCTGGGGCGGGTACGAGGACAGCGCGTCGCTGGTGGATCTCGCGGGCGAGATCGACGTGCTGTTCATCGGCACGGGCGCCGAGACCGCGCATGTGCCGGGTGATTTCCGCACCGCGCTGGAGGAGGCGGGCCTCGGGGTGGAAGCGATGAACTCGCCCGCCGCGGCGCGGACCTACAACGTGCTGATATCCGAGGGGCGGCGCGTGGCCGTGGCCCTGTTGCCGGTCTGAGAGCGGTGGGCCGGCGATGCGCCTGACGGTTCGGGACCTTTGCGTGGCGCGCGGCGGCGTGCGGGTGCTGGACGGTCTGAGCTTTGCCGTGGCGGCGGGCGAGGCGCTGGTGCTGCGCGGTCCGAATGGTGCGGGCAAGACGACGCTGTTGCGCACGCTGGCGGGGTTGCAGCCGCCGGTGTCGGGCGGCGTCGAGTATCCGGCGGACAGCGTTGTGTATGCAGGACATGCGGACGGGATAAAGCCGGCGCTGAGCGTGGCGGAGAACCTGAGCTTCTGGGCGCAGGTCTTTGGCCGCAAAGAGATTTCCCCTGCTTTGGCGGCCTATGAACTGGAGCCTTTGGCCGACCGGCCGGCGGGATTCCTGTCTGCGGGGCAGAAGCGGCGGCTCGGGCTGGCGCGGCTGTTGGTGACGGGCCGCGCGATCTGGATCCTGGACGAACCGACGGTATCATTGGACGCGCGCGCGGTGGCGATGTTCGCCGCCGTGGTGCGGGCGCATCTGGCCGAAGGCGGCATCGCCGTGCTGGCCACTCATATCGACTTGGGCCTGGACGAGGCGACGGCGCTGGACGTGGCGCCCTTTCGGGCCGTGCGGCAGGAGCTGGACGATTTCGACGAGGCGTTCCTGTGACCGCGCTGCTGCTGCGCGACATCCGGCTGGCGGTGCGGGCCGGGGGCGG belongs to Roseovarius sp. THAF27 and includes:
- a CDS encoding Mth938-like domain-containing protein, which translates into the protein MRLNEVTFSGVKPIDGYGPGFFRVGGEAIEGAICAGPDGVRAWGGYEDSASLVDLAGEIDVLFIGTGAETAHVPGDFRTALEEAGLGVEAMNSPAAARTYNVLISEGRRVAVALLPV
- the ccmA gene encoding heme ABC exporter ATP-binding protein CcmA yields the protein MRLTVRDLCVARGGVRVLDGLSFAVAAGEALVLRGPNGAGKTTLLRTLAGLQPPVSGGVEYPADSVVYAGHADGIKPALSVAENLSFWAQVFGRKEISPALAAYELEPLADRPAGFLSAGQKRRLGLARLLVTGRAIWILDEPTVSLDARAVAMFAAVVRAHLAEGGIAVLATHIDLGLDEATALDVAPFRAVRQELDDFDEAFL